Within Amycolatopsis sp. cg5, the genomic segment CTGCTGGCCGAACAGCCTCGGCACGGCTACGAGATCATCGGCGAGATCAGCGAGCGCAGTGGCGGATTCTGGAAGCCGAGCCCCGGCTCCATCTACCCGACACTGCAGCTGATGGCCGACGAAGGACTGGTGACCAGCCGCGAAGACAGCGGCAAGCGCCTGTTCGAACTCACCGAAGAGGGCCGCTCGGCCGCCGAGCAGCAGGACGCGGTGCCGCCGTGGGAGCACATCGCCCACGAGGTCGACCCGGTCGAGGTCAACCTCCGCAAGGCGGGCATGACCTTGATGGCCGCGGCCGTCCAGGTCGCGCAGGCCGGTTCACCGGCTCAGAAGGCGAAAGCCATCGAGGTGATGAACGAGGCCAGGCGCGCGCTCTACGGCATCCTCGGCGCGGCGGACGACGAATCCGAAGCCGAAGCCGAGTGACGCGGGAGGACGAGGCCGGTGGGCTTTCGCCGCACATGCACGCGATAGCTCACCGGCAGCGTCACCGGGCCGCTCGAATCGTTGGCCCGTAATACCTCCGCGATCGCACGTTCGGCGACGGCCGCGCTGAACTCGATCTTGAGCACGGCCTTCATGTCCTCGGCGTCGTCGAAGCGCCAGCGGGTTTCCACCCGGCGGCAGCCGAAACCGGCCGCCTCGAAGAAGCGCTCGACGGCCACCGGGTCGTAGTCGGGCAGGTCCGCCCGCATCCAGTCGCCGTAGGGGGCACGGCTGACATCCAGGTCGACGATGGCGAACACGCCACCCGGCCGCAGCACCCGCTCCGCCTCCAGCAGCCCCGGATCGCAACCGGGGCCGAAGAAGTACGCCGTCCGCGCGTGCACGACGTCGACGCTCGCGTCGGCCACCGGCAGCGCCTGGGCGCACCCGCGGAGCACATTCACCGAGGCGAGTTCCCTCACCCGCGCCAAGGCGCGCTCGACGAGCGGCTCGTGTGGCTCGACCCCCAGCACCGACTTGGCCCCTTCGGCGAACCGCGGCAGATGGAAGCCGTCGCCGCAGCCGACGTCGAGCACGTCCTTGCCCTGCCACCCGGCGGATTCCGCCAGCACCCGCCAGATCTCCCCGTCCACGTCCTGCGCGCGGTTCTCGATCTCGTAGGCCTTCGGGTAGTACCAGATATTCGGGCTCGGCAAGACATCCGCCTTGCG encodes:
- a CDS encoding PadR family transcriptional regulator — translated: MRGRRHFPPPHVREAFGPFGGRGGFGEFPAGWGPGPRGHGRGRGGPGRRGRRGDVRAAILALLAEQPRHGYEIIGEISERSGGFWKPSPGSIYPTLQLMADEGLVTSREDSGKRLFELTEEGRSAAEQQDAVPPWEHIAHEVDPVEVNLRKAGMTLMAAAVQVAQAGSPAQKAKAIEVMNEARRALYGILGAADDESEAEAE
- a CDS encoding class I SAM-dependent methyltransferase, which codes for MRWFTRPTPSSRSSRKADVLPSPNIWYYPKAYEIENRAQDVDGEIWRVLAESAGWQGKDVLDVGCGDGFHLPRFAEGAKSVLGVEPHEPLVERALARVRELASVNVLRGCAQALPVADASVDVVHARTAYFFGPGCDPGLLEAERVLRPGGVFAIVDLDVSRAPYGDWMRADLPDYDPVAVERFFEAAGFGCRRVETRWRFDDAEDMKAVLKIEFSAAVAERAIAEVLRANDSSGPVTLPVSYRVHVRRKPTGLVLPRHSASASDSSSAAPRMP